A DNA window from Acinetobacter sp. 10FS3-1 contains the following coding sequences:
- a CDS encoding bifunctional prephenate dehydrogenase/3-phosphoshikimate 1-carboxyvinyltransferase, giving the protein MSQPLFEKVAFIGFGLIGSSLARVIRAEHLANDIVASTRSQKTLEDAKVLGLISAGYTDPVQAVQGADLVVLALPVRATQKVLETIQPHLAENVIITDVGSTKANVVAAAKAVYGEQLPAGFVPGHPIAGAEHTGVHAGKVDLFANHKVILTPLPTSADWAVDKMIQLWQAAHAEVICMDVDKHDEVLAHTSHLPHLMAFNLVEQLAKREDNLDIFRYAAGGFRDFSRIAASDPQMWHDIFFANKKAILNAVDGFEAQLAIIRKLIEEEDSQTLMGLLGHAQAARQHFNHMLVKKPFMEKSKVTQQFTIQPGAKKFQGKFSVPGDKSVSHRSIMFGAIAEGTTHVTGFLEGEDALATLQAFRDMGVSIEGPKNGEVTIHGVGMHGLKAPESAIYMGNSGTSMRLLSGILAAQKFDSVMTGDASLSKRPMERIANPLREMGAQIQTTGERGTPPVSITGNQNLKGIQYDLPMASAQVKSGILLAGLWAEGETAVTEPEPTRDHTERMLRAFGYEVKTEANRISLQGGGKLVGTDIQVPSDISSAAFFMVGAAITENADITLEAVGVNPTRTGIIEILKQMGADIAVENERIAGGEPIADIRIRGTRTLKGIHIPEDQVPLAIDEFPALFIAAACAEGRTILTGAAELRVKESDRIQVMADGLQTMGIDCTPTEDGIIIEGKGKSGDWSAIFEGGEIESHHDHRIAMSFSIAGLRNSGVIKIIGTETVATSFPTFTQLTAQAGLTIDVTE; this is encoded by the coding sequence ATGTCGCAGCCACTGTTTGAAAAAGTTGCATTTATCGGGTTTGGACTGATTGGTTCAAGCCTGGCGCGGGTCATTCGTGCCGAGCATTTGGCGAATGACATCGTGGCTTCGACACGCTCACAAAAAACCCTAGAAGATGCCAAAGTACTGGGGCTGATTTCTGCGGGTTATACTGATCCGGTACAGGCAGTTCAGGGTGCAGATCTGGTTGTTTTGGCCTTGCCAGTTCGTGCTACGCAAAAGGTACTGGAAACCATTCAGCCTCATCTGGCTGAAAATGTCATCATTACAGATGTTGGCAGTACTAAAGCCAATGTAGTCGCTGCTGCCAAGGCGGTATATGGTGAGCAGCTTCCAGCCGGTTTTGTGCCAGGGCATCCTATTGCAGGTGCAGAGCACACCGGTGTACATGCCGGGAAGGTCGATTTATTTGCCAACCATAAGGTCATTTTAACACCATTGCCGACCAGTGCAGACTGGGCTGTCGATAAAATGATTCAGCTTTGGCAGGCCGCTCATGCGGAAGTTATTTGTATGGATGTGGACAAGCATGACGAAGTGCTGGCTCATACCAGTCATTTGCCGCATTTAATGGCCTTTAACTTGGTCGAACAGCTGGCCAAGCGTGAAGACAATTTAGACATTTTTCGTTATGCTGCGGGAGGCTTTCGGGATTTTTCGCGGATTGCCGCCAGTGACCCACAGATGTGGCATGACATCTTTTTTGCCAATAAAAAAGCGATACTCAACGCCGTGGATGGCTTTGAGGCACAGCTTGCCATTATTCGTAAACTGATTGAAGAGGAAGACTCCCAGACATTAATGGGTTTGTTGGGACATGCTCAAGCAGCGCGCCAGCACTTCAATCATATGCTTGTCAAGAAACCTTTCATGGAGAAAAGTAAAGTGACACAACAATTTACCATTCAGCCGGGTGCCAAAAAATTCCAGGGCAAATTTAGCGTGCCTGGTGACAAATCTGTGTCACACCGTTCTATCATGTTTGGTGCCATTGCAGAAGGTACCACGCATGTGACTGGTTTTCTGGAAGGCGAAGATGCACTGGCAACCTTGCAGGCATTCCGTGATATGGGCGTGAGTATTGAAGGCCCTAAAAATGGTGAAGTGACCATTCATGGGGTGGGCATGCACGGTCTGAAAGCACCGGAGTCTGCAATCTACATGGGGAACTCGGGTACTTCGATGCGTCTTCTTTCGGGGATACTGGCTGCACAAAAATTCGATTCAGTCATGACCGGTGATGCATCGCTGTCTAAACGTCCGATGGAGCGTATTGCCAATCCTTTACGTGAAATGGGCGCCCAGATTCAAACCACAGGTGAACGCGGTACGCCGCCGGTGTCTATCACCGGAAACCAAAACCTGAAAGGCATTCAGTATGACTTGCCAATGGCATCGGCACAGGTGAAATCCGGCATTTTGCTGGCAGGTCTGTGGGCAGAGGGTGAAACCGCAGTCACCGAGCCTGAACCAACGCGCGACCATACCGAGCGTATGCTGCGTGCTTTTGGTTATGAAGTCAAAACCGAAGCTAACCGTATTTCCCTACAAGGTGGCGGAAAGCTTGTCGGTACGGATATTCAAGTACCTTCCGATATTTCTTCTGCGGCTTTCTTTATGGTGGGCGCCGCTATTACTGAAAATGCGGATATTACTCTTGAAGCAGTGGGGGTTAACCCGACACGTACCGGAATCATTGAAATTCTGAAACAGATGGGTGCGGACATCGCTGTTGAGAATGAACGTATCGCAGGCGGTGAACCGATTGCGGATATTCGTATTCGTGGTACACGTACCTTAAAAGGAATTCATATTCCGGAAGATCAAGTGCCTCTGGCGATTGATGAATTCCCTGCGCTATTCATCGCTGCAGCTTGTGCTGAAGGCCGCACTATCCTGACGGGTGCTGCTGAGCTACGGGTAAAAGAATCAGACCGTATCCAGGTCATGGCTGATGGTTTGCAAACAATGGGGATTGACTGTACGCCAACAGAAGATGGCATCATTATCGAAGGTAAAGGCAAGTCAGGCGACTGGTCAGCTATCTTTGAAGGTGGGGAAATTGAATCACATCATGACCACCGCATTGCCATGAGCTTCTCGATTGCAGGTCTGCGTAATTCGGGTGTAATCAAGATTATTGGGACTGAAACGGTGGCAACCAGCTTCCCGACCTTTACTCAATTAACTGCTCAAGCAGGTCTGACGATTGACGTAACAGAATAA
- the pheA gene encoding prephenate dehydratase, with product MINDDQDTTTSLDLANIREDIDSVDQQIQQLINRRARLAEAVAKAKFALEENPLFYRPEREAQVLRNVMERNEGPLSDTTMARLFREIMSACLALEAPQSIAFLGPVGTYTHSAVLKHFGHDAVVRPLPTIDEVFREVEAGGAHYGLVPVENSSEGVVNHTLDCFKTSNLNVIGEVELPIHHQFLISENTRKDSIKQIYAHQQTLAQCRKWLDAHYPGVERVALSSNAEAARRIRNEWHSAAIASEIAANIYGLEIMHGNIEDNPENTTRFLVIGREKVPQSGNDKTSLLVSAHDRAGALLEILTPFAKHNISLTSIETRPALPEKWAYVFFIDLEGHIEQENVKAAIAEIRPLVKEVRVLGSYPQAVL from the coding sequence ATGATCAACGACGATCAAGACACCACGACTTCTCTAGATTTGGCTAACATTCGTGAAGATATCGATTCTGTTGATCAGCAAATCCAGCAATTGATTAACCGCCGTGCACGTTTGGCTGAAGCAGTAGCGAAAGCAAAGTTCGCTTTGGAAGAGAATCCACTGTTTTACCGTCCGGAACGTGAAGCGCAGGTATTGCGTAATGTTATGGAGCGTAACGAAGGTCCATTGTCAGATACCACCATGGCACGCCTGTTCCGTGAAATTATGTCAGCCTGTCTAGCCCTTGAAGCGCCACAAAGTATTGCCTTTTTGGGGCCGGTAGGAACATATACGCACTCGGCAGTACTTAAACATTTTGGACACGATGCAGTGGTGCGTCCATTGCCGACCATTGATGAAGTTTTCCGCGAAGTGGAAGCGGGAGGTGCCCATTATGGTCTGGTACCAGTTGAAAACTCGTCTGAAGGTGTAGTGAACCATACGCTGGATTGCTTTAAAACATCGAACCTGAATGTGATTGGCGAAGTGGAACTGCCAATCCATCATCAATTCCTGATTTCTGAAAATACTCGTAAAGATAGTATCAAGCAGATTTATGCCCATCAGCAGACTTTGGCGCAATGTCGTAAGTGGCTGGATGCACATTATCCCGGTGTAGAGCGTGTGGCTTTAAGCTCAAATGCCGAAGCAGCACGCCGTATTCGCAATGAATGGCATTCGGCTGCAATTGCGTCCGAGATTGCGGCAAATATTTATGGCCTTGAAATCATGCATGGCAATATTGAGGACAACCCGGAAAATACCACACGTTTCCTGGTAATTGGCCGTGAAAAAGTACCGCAAAGTGGTAATGATAAAACCTCATTACTGGTGTCTGCTCATGACCGTGCAGGTGCATTGCTGGAAATTCTGACTCCGTTTGCCAAGCACAATATCAGCCTGACCAGTATTGAAACCCGTCCGGCACTTCCGGAAAAATGGGCCTATGTGTTCTTTATTGATCTGGAAGGACATATTGAACAGGAAAATGTCAAAGCGGCAATTGCAGAAATTCGCCCACTGGTTAAAGAAGTTCGGGTATTAGGTTCATATCCTCAAGCTGTACTTTAA
- a CDS encoding adenosine deaminase: MNHLELIRALPKAELHVHIEGTFEPELMFAIAQRNKVAIPYQSVEEVKQAYNFHNLQSFLDIYYAGANVLIDEQDFYDLAWAYFEKCAEDHVVHSEIFFDPQTHTDRGIAFATVINGLQKACEDAKTKLGITSHLIMCFLRHLSEEAAFETLEQALAYKDQIIAVGLDSSEIGHPPAKFERVFAKAREAGFLVVAHAGEEGPAEYVWEALDLLKVNRIDHGVRSEEDPELMQRLIAEKMPLTVCPLSNLKLCVVENMQQHNIRRLLQQGVHVTVNSDDPSYFGGYMNDNFIAITEALDLSQEELKQLAINSFEASFMSETEKTQWISKIHALA; encoded by the coding sequence ATGAATCATCTTGAGTTGATCCGTGCTTTGCCTAAGGCGGAGCTGCATGTGCATATTGAAGGAACATTTGAACCTGAGCTGATGTTTGCAATTGCGCAACGTAATAAAGTTGCCATTCCATATCAATCGGTTGAGGAAGTTAAACAGGCTTATAATTTCCATAATTTACAATCATTTTTAGATATTTATTATGCAGGCGCAAATGTGCTGATTGATGAGCAGGATTTTTATGATCTGGCTTGGGCATATTTTGAAAAATGTGCAGAAGATCATGTGGTGCATAGCGAAATTTTCTTTGATCCACAAACCCATACTGACCGGGGTATTGCCTTTGCAACGGTAATCAACGGTTTGCAAAAAGCCTGTGAAGATGCAAAAACCAAGCTGGGGATTACCTCACATTTAATCATGTGTTTCTTACGCCATTTAAGCGAAGAGGCTGCATTTGAAACTTTGGAGCAGGCTTTAGCTTATAAAGATCAAATCATTGCTGTAGGGCTGGATTCCAGTGAAATTGGGCATCCGCCTGCTAAATTTGAACGTGTCTTTGCCAAAGCCCGTGAAGCTGGTTTTCTGGTGGTGGCACATGCGGGTGAAGAAGGGCCGGCAGAATATGTCTGGGAGGCTTTGGATCTGTTAAAAGTCAACCGTATCGACCATGGGGTGCGTTCAGAAGAAGATCCGGAACTGATGCAGCGCCTGATCGCTGAAAAAATGCCACTAACGGTTTGTCCATTATCCAACCTGAAGCTTTGTGTGGTAGAGAATATGCAGCAGCATAATATCCGTCGTCTATTGCAGCAGGGTGTGCATGTCACTGTCAACTCAGATGATCCATCTTATTTTGGTGGCTATATGAATGATAATTTCATTGCTATTACTGAAGCGCTGGATTTAAGCCAAGAGGAATTGAAACAGTTGGCGATTAATTCTTTTGAAGCTTCATTTATGTCTGAGACTGAAAAAACCCAATGGATTAGCAAGATTCATGCACTCGCCTAA
- a CDS encoding acyl-CoA dehydrogenase family protein, producing MLAYDADLELFRDNFKRFMNEHVAPHYAQWEREGMIPRSVWHAMGENGFLCVDVPEEYGGYGVPTHYSLMLIEESARAGYSAISTGLSCHSDIAAPYILHIGSEEQKKYWLPKMVTGEVVGAIGMTEPGAGSDLQAIRTHAILQDDHYLLNGSKTFISNGQHADLVVLAVKTDPQARAKGVSLLLVDTHLEGFKKGTNLEKIGLHSQDTSELFFDQVKVPKDQLLGQPGQGFAYLMQELPRERTAIAATALGAIRGSIDVTTQYVKERQAFGQAIAQFQNTRFVLAQAKIDELATAAFYNQNVELYMQGKLDVETAAALKSFSTDMQMKVADNLLQLFGGYGYMTEYPISRFFVDARIQRIYGGTNEIMKEIVARGLLGR from the coding sequence ATGCTGGCCTATGATGCTGACCTAGAATTATTTCGCGATAACTTTAAACGTTTTATGAATGAACATGTTGCCCCGCATTATGCGCAATGGGAGCGCGAAGGCATGATACCGCGTTCTGTCTGGCATGCGATGGGCGAAAATGGTTTCCTGTGCGTAGATGTGCCGGAAGAGTATGGCGGTTATGGAGTGCCGACGCATTATTCCCTGATGCTGATTGAAGAGTCTGCACGGGCAGGCTATAGCGCAATTTCCACCGGGTTGTCGTGTCATTCAGATATTGCTGCGCCTTATATTCTGCATATTGGATCAGAAGAACAGAAAAAATACTGGTTACCTAAAATGGTGACGGGAGAAGTGGTGGGTGCCATTGGAATGACCGAACCGGGTGCCGGCTCAGACTTGCAAGCCATACGTACGCATGCGATTTTGCAAGATGATCATTATTTATTAAATGGTTCCAAAACCTTTATTTCAAACGGGCAACATGCAGATCTGGTGGTGCTGGCGGTAAAAACCGACCCGCAGGCACGTGCGAAAGGAGTCTCACTGCTATTAGTCGATACCCATCTGGAGGGCTTTAAAAAAGGCACCAATCTGGAAAAAATTGGTTTGCATTCTCAGGATACTTCAGAGCTGTTCTTTGATCAGGTCAAAGTGCCCAAAGATCAGTTGCTGGGCCAGCCGGGTCAGGGTTTTGCCTATTTAATGCAGGAATTGCCACGTGAACGTACTGCCATTGCAGCAACTGCCTTGGGTGCAATACGCGGTTCTATTGATGTCACCACACAATATGTCAAAGAGCGTCAGGCTTTTGGTCAGGCTATTGCCCAGTTCCAGAATACCCGTTTTGTACTGGCTCAGGCCAAAATTGATGAGCTGGCAACTGCTGCATTCTATAATCAGAATGTCGAGCTTTATATGCAGGGCAAACTGGATGTTGAAACCGCAGCAGCCTTAAAAAGCTTCTCGACCGATATGCAGATGAAAGTTGCTGATAATCTGCTTCAGTTGTTCGGTGGTTATGGCTATATGACGGAATATCCAATTTCCCGTTTCTTTGTGGATGCGCGTATTCAGCGAATCTATGGGGGTACCAATGAAATTATGAAGGAAATTGTGGCACGAGGTCTGCTAGGACGGTAA
- a CDS encoding NCS2 family permease, giving the protein MATPNPSSENMLERLFKLSENKTSFRIEVLAGVTTFLTMCYIIIVNPMILSETGMDHGAVFVATCLAAAIGCFVMGLIAKYPIALAPGMGLNAFFTYSVCLGMGVPWQTALGAVFVSGLVFIAISLFKIREAIVNAIPMSLKLAIGGGIGLFLALIALKNAGIIVDNPATLVGLGDLKQPSVLLALFGFLMVVVMHHFKVRGSIIISILVLTAISAAMGLSEFKGVVGAVPSIAPTFMQMDFDGLFTASLIGVIFVFFLVDLFDSTGTLVGVSHRAGLLKDGKLPRLKKALFADSSAIVAGAALGTSSTTPYIESSAGVAAGGRTGLTAVIVGLLFIACLFFAPLAQSVPGFATAPALLFVGVLMIQGIVHIDWNDITEAVPAFLTIVFMPFTYSIADGIAMGFISYALIKLLTGQAKTVPYMVWIVAVLWAIKFAMFGG; this is encoded by the coding sequence ATGGCGACTCCTAATCCATCTTCAGAAAATATGCTGGAACGTCTGTTTAAGCTGAGTGAGAACAAAACCAGTTTCCGTATAGAAGTTCTGGCTGGTGTAACTACATTTTTAACCATGTGTTACATCATTATTGTCAATCCAATGATTTTATCCGAAACCGGGATGGATCATGGGGCTGTCTTTGTTGCAACCTGTCTTGCAGCGGCTATTGGCTGTTTTGTGATGGGTTTAATCGCAAAATATCCGATTGCACTGGCACCGGGTATGGGGCTCAATGCCTTCTTTACTTATTCTGTCTGTCTGGGAATGGGGGTGCCTTGGCAAACCGCATTGGGTGCGGTATTTGTCTCGGGGCTGGTCTTTATTGCGATCAGCCTGTTCAAGATTCGAGAGGCAATTGTAAATGCGATTCCAATGTCGCTCAAACTGGCGATTGGTGGGGGTATTGGTCTATTTCTGGCGCTGATTGCCCTCAAAAATGCGGGAATCATTGTTGATAATCCGGCTACTCTGGTCGGTTTGGGAGATTTAAAGCAACCTTCAGTATTGCTGGCTTTATTTGGTTTTCTGATGGTGGTGGTCATGCATCACTTTAAGGTGCGTGGTTCAATTATCATCAGTATTCTGGTGTTAACCGCAATTTCTGCTGCAATGGGCTTAAGCGAGTTTAAAGGCGTTGTAGGTGCGGTACCTTCGATTGCTCCAACCTTCATGCAAATGGACTTTGACGGCTTGTTTACCGCAAGCTTGATTGGTGTCATTTTTGTTTTCTTTCTGGTCGATCTGTTTGACTCAACTGGTACGTTGGTTGGCGTTTCTCATCGCGCAGGCCTACTAAAAGATGGCAAGTTGCCACGTTTGAAAAAAGCATTATTTGCCGACTCGTCTGCCATTGTTGCCGGTGCTGCATTGGGTACATCGTCTACAACCCCTTATATCGAGTCTTCTGCAGGTGTCGCAGCGGGTGGTCGTACCGGCTTAACCGCAGTAATTGTTGGTCTGTTATTTATTGCCTGTCTGTTTTTTGCTCCATTGGCACAATCAGTGCCCGGATTTGCCACTGCACCTGCCTTATTGTTTGTGGGTGTATTGATGATTCAGGGCATCGTACATATTGACTGGAACGATATTACAGAAGCAGTACCAGCATTTTTAACCATTGTATTTATGCCATTTACCTACTCAATTGCAGATGGTATTGCAATGGGTTTTATCAGCTATGCATTGATCAAGCTACTGACCGGTCAAGCGAAGACCGTACCTTATATGGTATGGATTGTCGCTGTGCTGTGGGCCATTAAATTTGCGATGTTTGGCGGTTAA
- a CDS encoding DJ-1/PfpI family protein: MPKRIAVLVTNNFDDQEYLEPVEALRAAQHTICNIELRAGKVVYGLHGGLAVTIDRSIEQISIDDFDALLIPGGESPLALAHDVRVLHFIQAFNQARKTIFSLCDASLLLSEADVLKNRMITSIRAHALRVQYAGATYYDAELVNDNNQLISSRVPNDLPIFIHECLNVLKS; encoded by the coding sequence ATGCCAAAAAGAATAGCTGTACTGGTGACGAACAATTTTGATGATCAGGAATATCTGGAACCTGTGGAAGCCTTACGCGCAGCCCAGCATACTATCTGCAATATTGAACTACGTGCAGGCAAGGTGGTTTATGGCTTGCATGGTGGTCTAGCCGTTACTATTGACCGTAGTATTGAACAGATCAGTATTGATGATTTTGATGCTTTACTCATTCCAGGGGGTGAGTCTCCGCTTGCACTGGCCCATGATGTTCGGGTGCTGCATTTTATTCAGGCTTTTAATCAGGCCAGAAAAACCATTTTTAGTCTGTGCGATGCTTCATTATTACTCAGTGAAGCCGATGTATTAAAAAACCGGATGATTACCAGTATCCGTGCCCATGCACTGCGCGTACAGTATGCAGGAGCAACCTATTATGATGCCGAACTGGTCAACGATAATAATCAGCTGATTTCATCACGAGTTCCCAACGACTTGCCTATTTTTATTCACGAATGCCTGAATGTACTTAAATCTTAA
- a CDS encoding IS5 family transposase (programmed frameshift), with the protein MARTLLTDDIWQKIQDTMRLHGCYCSKNSRNIMEAILWKLRTGATWRDIPQEFCPWQTAYNRFNRWASKGLWDKFFLDLRGVLDQEWIFIDGSYIRVHQHASGARHGFKRAIGQSRGGRTTKIHLATDANGLPIDFKITGGDVHDSQVAKQLIDTVDEATYLIADKGYDAGQIRIYAQNKDMIPIIPMRSNSKRSNKEFDKYLYQLRHLVENAFARLKHFRAIATRFDKLARNYQSMIYIACMFIWCKAK; encoded by the exons ATGGCACGCACTCTTCTTACCGATGATATCTGGCAGAAAATTCAAGATACTATGCGATTACATGGTTGCTACTGTTCAAAGAATAGTAGAAATATCATGGAAGCGATCTTATGGAAACTGCGTACAGGCGCCACATGGCGGGATATTCCCCAAGAATTTTGTCCTTGGCAAACTGCTTACAATCGCTTTAATCGTTGGGCAAGCAAGGGATTGTGGGATAAATTTTTTTTAGATT TACGAGGCGTCCTGGATCAAGAGTGGATATTCATTGACGGAAGCTACATACGCGTGCATCAACATGCAAGTGGAGCTCGGCATGGTTTCAAAAGAGCAATTGGACAATCACGTGGTGGACGAACAACAAAAATACATCTTGCAACCGACGCGAATGGATTACCGATTGATTTTAAAATCACTGGGGGTGACGTCCACGACAGTCAGGTTGCAAAACAACTGATTGATACTGTAGACGAGGCAACTTATCTTATTGCTGATAAGGGGTATGATGCTGGGCAGATTAGAATATATGCCCAGAATAAGGATATGATTCCCATTATTCCAATGAGATCAAATAGTAAAAGGTCGAATAAGGAGTTTGATAAATATCTATATCAATTAAGACATTTAGTTGAAAATGCATTTGCGAGATTAAAACATTTCCGTGCTATTGCTACCCGATTTGATAAGCTTGCACGAAATTATCAGTCTATGATTTACATTGCTTGCATGTTTATTTGGTGTAAAGCCAAATGA
- the hisC gene encoding histidinol-phosphate transaminase: protein MSFVPANEGISKLKPYQPGKPISELERELGITDIVKLASNENPLGCSDKVKEAVAAEIAEIGRYPDGGGFILKDQIKAQFGFNHDQITLGNGSNDLLEIFARAFVSEQDSVVYSQHAFAVYALVTQAINAEAIEVPAKGFSHDLDAMAAAIKDNTKLIFIANPNNPTGTWFEEAEFESFMQKVPAKVIVVLDEAYVEYFPENFNSLKFLKQYPNLIVSRTLSKCYGLAALRVGFALASAEVTDYLNRIRQPFNVNHLAMVAAVAALKDEAFIEKSREANKAGMAQLEAGFQALGLNYVPSRANFILVDIQADPAQIFNSLLKEGVIVRPVGIQNHLRVSIGTEAENAKFLSALAKVLGLEAKA from the coding sequence ATGTCATTTGTCCCAGCCAATGAAGGCATCTCTAAATTAAAGCCATATCAACCAGGCAAGCCAATCAGTGAGCTTGAGCGTGAATTGGGTATCACCGACATCGTGAAACTGGCTTCTAATGAAAACCCGTTGGGTTGTTCAGATAAAGTCAAAGAAGCTGTCGCTGCTGAAATTGCTGAAATTGGCCGTTATCCGGATGGCGGCGGTTTTATTTTAAAAGACCAGATCAAGGCACAGTTTGGTTTTAATCATGACCAGATTACTTTAGGTAATGGTTCAAATGACCTGTTAGAAATTTTTGCCCGAGCTTTTGTCTCCGAACAAGATTCTGTGGTGTATAGCCAGCATGCATTTGCTGTCTATGCCCTGGTGACCCAGGCGATTAATGCAGAAGCGATTGAAGTCCCGGCAAAAGGTTTTTCGCACGATCTTGATGCGATGGCTGCGGCTATTAAAGACAATACCAAGCTGATCTTTATCGCAAACCCGAATAACCCGACAGGCACCTGGTTTGAAGAAGCTGAATTTGAAAGCTTTATGCAAAAAGTGCCTGCCAAGGTCATCGTCGTGCTTGACGAAGCTTATGTGGAATATTTCCCGGAAAATTTTAATAGTCTGAAATTCCTGAAACAGTATCCAAACCTGATCGTGAGTCGTACTTTATCTAAGTGCTATGGTCTGGCTGCACTGCGGGTAGGTTTTGCTCTGGCTTCTGCTGAAGTAACGGATTATCTGAACCGCATTCGTCAGCCATTTAACGTTAACCATTTGGCGATGGTCGCTGCTGTTGCGGCCCTGAAAGACGAAGCGTTTATTGAAAAATCTCGTGAAGCGAACAAAGCGGGCATGGCTCAGCTTGAAGCAGGTTTTCAGGCTTTAGGTCTGAACTACGTGCCTTCACGCGCCAACTTTATTCTGGTTGATATACAGGCTGATCCGGCACAAATATTCAATAGCCTGTTGAAAGAGGGTGTGATTGTACGCCCTGTAGGGATTCAAAATCATTTGCGTGTATCGATTGGAACCGAAGCAGAAAATGCCAAATTCCTGAGCGCACTTGCCAAAGTACTCGGCTTAGAGGCTAAAGCGTAA
- the yaaA gene encoding peroxide stress protein YaaA, with amino-acid sequence MLALISPAKTLDYASNLPTDTFTLPRLLEHSQELVDLSRKLSASEIATLMSVSEKIAQLNVERFRDWQPDFNLSNARQAIFAFKGDVYTGLDAYNLNDAELAHAQIHLRMLSGLYGLLRPLDLMMPYRLEMGTKLANTRGHNLYDFWGSIITDQINADLAAANSELLVNIASDEYYKSVKESQIQAHIIKPVFLDQKNGKYKIISFYAKKARGLMARFILENKIERIEELKAFNSEGYYFDADSSLKGELIFKRDEQLDR; translated from the coding sequence ATGCTTGCACTCATTTCTCCTGCAAAGACCCTCGATTATGCTTCAAATTTACCGACGGATACTTTTACCCTACCAAGATTGCTTGAGCATTCACAAGAGCTTGTCGACCTTAGTCGTAAGTTATCTGCTTCAGAAATCGCCACATTAATGAGTGTGAGTGAAAAAATTGCCCAGTTAAATGTAGAGCGTTTTCGTGACTGGCAGCCCGATTTTAACTTGTCGAATGCCCGACAGGCGATTTTTGCCTTTAAAGGCGATGTCTACACCGGCCTGGATGCTTATAATCTGAATGATGCCGAGCTTGCTCATGCCCAGATACATTTACGCATGTTGTCCGGGTTATATGGCCTGTTACGCCCCCTAGATTTAATGATGCCTTATCGTCTTGAAATGGGAACTAAACTGGCAAACACACGCGGCCATAACCTGTATGACTTCTGGGGCAGTATCATTACTGATCAGATTAATGCCGATCTGGCAGCGGCCAATTCAGAGTTATTGGTCAATATTGCTTCAGATGAGTATTACAAGTCCGTCAAGGAAAGCCAGATTCAGGCACACATCATTAAGCCAGTATTTCTAGATCAGAAAAATGGAAAATATAAGATCATTAGTTTTTATGCTAAAAAAGCCCGTGGTCTCATGGCTCGTTTTATTCTGGAAAATAAAATTGAACGGATTGAAGAGCTTAAGGCTTTTAATAGTGAAGGTTATTATTTTGATGCGGACAGTTCTTTAAAAGGCGAATTGATCTTTAAACGTGATGAACAATTAGATCGCTAA
- a CDS encoding alpha/beta hydrolase has translation MSEQIFLQGPVGQLEVFVDYPQGEVKGFAVVCHPHPLQGGTPQHKVPVLLTQMYLERGCVVYRPSFRGSGQSEGLHDDGYGETDDVLEIIRYAREQHTGLPFYAGGFSFGAHVIAKSYAALPVELQPSQTILCGLPTATVAGIRHYETPHIKGDILFIHGEADDITLLSDMMAWAKPQRHLVTVLPGANHFFTGYLKQLRIAMARFLTLG, from the coding sequence ATGTCCGAGCAAATTTTCCTTCAGGGTCCTGTGGGACAACTTGAAGTTTTTGTGGATTATCCTCAAGGTGAAGTGAAAGGATTCGCGGTTGTTTGCCACCCTCATCCATTGCAAGGCGGTACTCCACAGCACAAAGTTCCAGTTCTGTTAACACAAATGTATCTGGAACGCGGTTGTGTAGTTTATCGTCCAAGTTTCCGTGGCTCTGGTCAAAGTGAAGGTCTGCATGACGATGGCTACGGCGAAACGGATGATGTACTGGAAATTATCCGGTACGCACGTGAGCAGCACACTGGCCTACCCTTTTATGCAGGCGGTTTTAGCTTCGGTGCCCATGTTATTGCGAAAAGCTATGCTGCACTGCCTGTAGAGCTACAACCAAGTCAAACCATTTTATGCGGCTTACCCACTGCAACTGTTGCAGGTATTCGTCACTATGAAACTCCACATATTAAAGGAGATATTTTATTCATTCATGGCGAAGCGGATGATATTACCCTATTATCCGACATGATGGCCTGGGCCAAACCACAACGTCATCTAGTGACGGTTTTACCCGGAGCAAACCATTTTTTTACCGGCTATCTCAAACAATTGCGGATCGCTATGGCCCGTTTTCTAACATTAGGCTAA